Proteins encoded in a region of the Streptomyces sp. NBC_01471 genome:
- a CDS encoding Gfo/Idh/MocA family oxidoreductase, producing the protein MTAHPLRVGLVGYGLAGSVFHAPLISATDGLVLDTIVTSNEDRREQARAEFPGVRFADSPDDLWPHADELDLIVIASPNRTHVALATAALTAGLPVVVDKPLAGTAAEARELAALAGERGLLLSVFQNRRWDNDFLTLRELIADGRLGDVQRFESRFERWRPQLKGGWRESGDPSDIGGLLYDLGSHIVDQALVLFGPAVRVYAESDVRRPGARADDDTFIAITHANGVRSHLYASATTAQLGPRFRVLGSAAGYVKHGLDPQEAALREGARPATTAGWGEEPESLWGRIGAGESPLTGGGSPVPTLPGAYPAYYAAVARALRDGTRPPVTADEAAATLDVIEAARTSARDGVTVEL; encoded by the coding sequence ATGACTGCACACCCGCTCCGCGTCGGACTCGTCGGCTACGGCCTCGCGGGTTCCGTCTTCCACGCACCGCTGATCTCGGCCACCGACGGCCTCGTCCTCGACACGATCGTCACCTCGAACGAGGACCGCCGGGAGCAGGCGCGCGCCGAGTTCCCCGGCGTCCGGTTCGCCGACAGCCCGGACGACCTCTGGCCGCACGCGGACGAGCTGGACCTGATCGTGATCGCGTCCCCGAACCGGACGCATGTGGCGCTCGCGACGGCCGCGCTCACGGCCGGGCTGCCGGTCGTCGTGGACAAGCCGCTCGCGGGCACGGCCGCCGAGGCCCGTGAGCTGGCCGCGCTGGCCGGTGAGCGCGGGCTGCTGCTCTCCGTCTTCCAGAACCGCCGCTGGGACAACGACTTCCTGACCCTGCGGGAGCTCATCGCGGACGGCCGGCTGGGGGACGTCCAGCGCTTCGAGTCCCGTTTCGAGCGGTGGCGGCCTCAGCTCAAGGGCGGCTGGCGCGAGTCCGGCGACCCGTCGGACATCGGCGGGCTCCTCTACGACCTGGGCAGTCACATCGTCGACCAGGCGCTGGTGCTCTTCGGGCCTGCGGTCCGGGTGTACGCGGAGTCGGACGTCCGCCGCCCCGGCGCCCGCGCCGACGACGACACCTTCATCGCGATCACCCATGCGAACGGCGTCCGTTCCCATCTGTACGCCTCCGCCACCACCGCCCAGCTCGGCCCGCGCTTCCGGGTGCTCGGCTCGGCGGCCGGCTATGTGAAGCACGGGCTGGACCCCCAGGAGGCGGCGCTGCGCGAGGGCGCGCGCCCCGCGACCACGGCGGGCTGGGGCGAGGAGCCCGAGTCGCTGTGGGGCCGCATCGGTGCGGGCGAGTCCCCGCTGACGGGTGGCGGTTCACCCGTACCGACCCTGCCCGGCGCCTACCCGGCGTACTACGCGGCTGTCGCAAGGGCCCTGCGCGACGGCACCCGGCCGCCGGTCACGGCGGACGAGGCGGCGGCGACGCTGGACGTCATCGAGGCAGCCCGGACCTCCGCACGCGACGGCGTCACGGTGGAGCTGTGA
- a CDS encoding ROK family transcriptional regulator, translating into MNRSDTAGSGANLPALRSHNAALVLELLRTAGEAGISRLELAERTGLTPQAVSKITARLRAEGFAAEAGRRASTGGKPRTVLRLVPAAAYAVGLHLDRDRLGAVLVDLAGAVVAGRSAELDFGAGADAVGAAAADAVAAVVADAGEEGPSGGRPPVLGVGVAAPGPLDHDTGVLRRVTGFPQWDGHPLRDALRARLGLPVVLDKDTNAAALGLALRGPGDSFAYLHLGTGLGAGLVLGGALYRGPRTGAGEFGHQTVQLDGPPCGCGGRGCIEALCLAAVAGGDHTAAARFLGVGAANLVRLLDVDRVLLGGRTVDAAPDVFVRGVGAVLAERARHEGGPEAVPVDTAGGGRRLVAEGAAQLVLAPVFGHFGRAAAPFSARRP; encoded by the coding sequence GTGAACAGGAGTGACACCGCCGGGTCCGGCGCCAATCTGCCCGCGCTGCGCAGCCACAACGCGGCGCTCGTGCTCGAACTGCTGCGTACGGCGGGGGAGGCCGGAATCAGCCGTCTCGAACTCGCCGAGCGGACCGGACTCACCCCGCAGGCCGTCAGCAAGATCACCGCCCGGCTGCGGGCGGAGGGGTTCGCGGCGGAGGCGGGCCGCCGGGCCTCCACCGGCGGCAAGCCGCGCACGGTGCTGCGGCTGGTGCCCGCCGCCGCGTACGCGGTCGGGCTGCATCTGGACCGGGACCGCCTGGGCGCGGTACTGGTGGACCTGGCGGGTGCGGTCGTCGCCGGGCGGAGCGCGGAGCTGGACTTCGGGGCGGGCGCGGACGCGGTGGGTGCGGCGGCGGCCGACGCGGTGGCCGCCGTGGTCGCGGACGCGGGCGAGGAGGGTCCTTCCGGCGGCCGGCCGCCGGTCCTGGGCGTCGGGGTCGCGGCCCCCGGCCCGCTCGACCACGACACCGGGGTGCTGCGCCGGGTCACCGGCTTTCCGCAGTGGGACGGCCATCCGCTGCGGGACGCACTCCGTGCACGGCTCGGCCTGCCCGTCGTCCTCGACAAGGACACCAATGCGGCCGCGCTCGGCCTGGCGCTGCGCGGGCCCGGCGATTCGTTCGCGTATCTGCATCTGGGGACCGGGCTCGGCGCCGGTCTGGTACTCGGGGGCGCGCTCTACCGGGGGCCGCGCACCGGTGCCGGGGAGTTCGGGCACCAGACCGTGCAGCTCGACGGCCCGCCGTGCGGCTGCGGTGGCCGGGGCTGTATCGAGGCGCTCTGCCTGGCCGCCGTGGCCGGGGGCGATCACACGGCAGCCGCACGCTTCCTCGGTGTGGGCGCGGCCAATCTCGTACGGCTGCTCGACGTCGACCGGGTGCTGCTCGGCGGCCGTACGGTCGACGCGGCCCCGGACGTCTTCGTACGGGGTGTGGGCGCCGTGCTCGCCGAGCGGGCCCGGCACGAGGGCGGACCGGAGGCGGTCCCGGTGGACACTGCGGGCGGTGGGCGGCGGCTCGTGGCCGAGGGGGCCGCGCAGCTGGTGCTCGCCCCGGTGTTCGGGCACTTCGGGCGGGCGGCGGCCCCGTTCAGCGCCCGTCGGCCCTGA
- a CDS encoding GntR family transcriptional regulator produces the protein MDYPHSQAPGAPIRSGIPEHGRIPKYYAVKAHVALLMEELGEGEALPTERDLAVRYEVSRETVRQALRELVLEGRLRRQGRGTVVAGPKLEQPLSLASYTEGVRRQGRTPGRHLISLDRFPCPDALAAETGLGRGEPVWHLERVLLADEERVGLESTYVAVARVPSLESEFDPDSSFYSFLRDRLGIGFGDADERIETVLATPREALLIGTPPALPMLLIHRVSRDTQGLPLERVRTLFRGDRFSFTTRLGAG, from the coding sequence GTGGACTACCCGCACAGCCAGGCACCTGGCGCACCCATCCGCTCCGGCATCCCGGAGCACGGCCGCATCCCCAAGTACTACGCGGTCAAGGCTCATGTCGCGCTGCTCATGGAGGAGTTGGGCGAGGGCGAGGCGCTGCCCACCGAGCGCGATCTGGCCGTACGGTACGAGGTGTCCCGCGAGACCGTACGGCAGGCGCTGCGCGAACTGGTCCTGGAGGGGCGGCTGCGGAGGCAGGGCCGGGGGACCGTCGTCGCGGGCCCCAAGCTCGAACAGCCGCTGTCGCTGGCCAGTTACACCGAGGGGGTGCGCCGTCAGGGCCGCACCCCCGGGCGCCATCTCATCTCGCTCGACCGCTTCCCCTGCCCCGACGCACTCGCCGCCGAGACCGGGCTCGGCCGGGGCGAGCCGGTCTGGCATCTGGAGCGGGTGCTGCTCGCGGACGAGGAGCGGGTCGGCCTGGAGAGCACCTATGTCGCGGTGGCCCGAGTCCCGTCCCTGGAGAGCGAGTTCGATCCCGACTCCTCCTTCTACAGCTTCCTCCGCGACCGGCTGGGTATCGGCTTCGGCGACGCCGACGAGCGGATCGAGACGGTCCTGGCCACACCGCGCGAGGCGCTGCTCATCGGGACACCGCCCGCGCTGCCGATGCTCCTGATCCACCGCGTCTCCCGCGACACGCAGGGGCTGCCCCTGGAGCGCGTACGGACCCTCTTCCGGGGCGACCGGTTCAGCTTCACCACCCGCCTCGGGGCGGGCTGA
- a CDS encoding TIGR03364 family FAD-dependent oxidoreductase has product MRVIVVGAGVVGTMHAWHAVERGHEVVQIERETEARGASLRNFGQVWVSGRAGGEELATALRARELWEEIGKRVPGIGFRATGSLTPVRNALERAVAEAALKRDDAAARGYRLLTPQEAREANPALRGAFEAALWCGQDAAVEPRTAQLELKKALLASGRYTYLGGREVREVVGARSVRDDHGDVHTGDAVVLCTGAWLGGLVRELAPELPVRRVRLQMMQTEPLGERLTTSVADADSFRYYPAYASGALDALNARQAQDPVAAAHRMQLLMVQRADGGLTIGDTHEYEHPFAFDVREEPYEHVARVAESFLGRPLPKIRHRWAGVYAQCTDTTRVVHREQVRDAVWLVTGPGGRGMTCSPAIAEKTANDLGW; this is encoded by the coding sequence GTGAGAGTCATCGTCGTAGGAGCCGGCGTGGTGGGCACCATGCACGCCTGGCACGCAGTGGAACGCGGCCACGAGGTCGTACAGATCGAGCGCGAGACCGAGGCGCGGGGCGCCTCGCTCCGTAACTTCGGGCAGGTGTGGGTCAGCGGACGGGCCGGCGGGGAGGAGCTGGCGACGGCGCTGCGCGCCCGGGAGCTGTGGGAGGAGATCGGGAAGCGGGTGCCCGGCATCGGCTTCCGTGCCACCGGTTCGCTCACCCCCGTACGGAACGCACTGGAACGAGCCGTCGCCGAGGCCGCGCTGAAGCGGGACGACGCGGCGGCGCGCGGGTACCGGCTGCTGACCCCGCAGGAGGCGCGCGAGGCCAACCCGGCCCTGCGGGGCGCATTCGAGGCGGCCCTGTGGTGCGGGCAGGACGCGGCCGTGGAGCCGCGCACCGCCCAGCTGGAGCTGAAGAAGGCCCTGCTGGCGAGCGGGAGATACACCTACCTCGGCGGGCGGGAGGTCCGCGAGGTCGTCGGCGCCCGGTCGGTGCGCGACGACCACGGTGATGTGCACACCGGGGACGCCGTCGTCCTCTGCACCGGCGCCTGGCTCGGCGGTCTGGTGCGCGAACTCGCCCCCGAACTGCCGGTCCGGCGGGTCCGCCTCCAGATGATGCAGACCGAGCCGCTCGGCGAACGCCTCACCACGTCCGTGGCCGACGCCGACTCCTTCCGCTACTACCCGGCGTACGCCTCCGGGGCCCTCGACGCGCTCAACGCGCGGCAGGCCCAGGACCCGGTGGCCGCCGCACACCGGATGCAGCTGCTGATGGTGCAGCGCGCGGACGGCGGTCTGACCATCGGCGACACCCATGAGTACGAGCACCCCTTCGCCTTCGACGTGCGCGAGGAGCCGTACGAGCACGTCGCCCGCGTCGCCGAGTCCTTCCTCGGCCGGCCGCTGCCGAAGATCCGCCACCGCTGGGCCGGGGTGTACGCGCAGTGCACCGACACCACCCGTGTCGTCCACCGTGAGCAGGTGCGCGACGCCGTGTGGCTGGTCACCGGGCCCGGCGGGCGCGGCATGACCTGTTCCCCGGCGATAGCCGAAAAGACCGCGAACGACCTTGGATGGTGA
- a CDS encoding phosphonatase-like hydrolase codes for MNKPINLVVLDMAGTTVADGGLVERAFAAAARRMGAEPDSMLDHVRATMGESKISVFRHLFGDEEKARRANTAFEEAYGELVTAGHIAPVPGAREAIERMRDEGRTVVLSTGFARATQDAILAALGWQDLVELTLCPADAGGRGRPYPDMVLAAFLRTRAVDGVDQLAVAGDTSYDMLSGVRSGARVVAGVLTGAHDRGRLEQHGATHVLGSVAELPGLLAALAPPVGT; via the coding sequence GTGAACAAACCGATCAATCTGGTGGTGCTCGACATGGCGGGCACCACCGTCGCCGACGGCGGTCTCGTCGAGCGGGCGTTCGCCGCCGCCGCGCGGCGGATGGGCGCCGAGCCGGACTCGATGCTCGACCACGTGCGCGCCACCATGGGCGAGTCCAAGATCTCCGTCTTCCGGCACCTCTTCGGCGACGAGGAGAAGGCCCGGCGGGCGAACACCGCCTTCGAGGAGGCGTACGGCGAGCTGGTCACCGCCGGGCACATCGCCCCGGTGCCCGGCGCGCGCGAAGCCATCGAGCGGATGCGGGACGAGGGCCGGACCGTGGTCCTGAGCACCGGTTTCGCCCGGGCCACCCAGGACGCGATCCTCGCCGCGCTCGGCTGGCAGGACCTGGTCGAGCTGACGCTCTGCCCGGCCGACGCCGGAGGCCGCGGACGGCCCTACCCGGACATGGTGCTCGCCGCGTTCCTGCGGACCCGGGCCGTGGACGGGGTGGACCAGCTCGCGGTCGCGGGCGACACCTCGTACGACATGCTCAGCGGCGTACGGTCCGGGGCCCGCGTCGTGGCCGGTGTCCTCACCGGCGCCCACGACCGGGGGCGGCTGGAGCAGCACGGCGCCACCCACGTCCTGGGCTCGGTCGCCGAACTGCCCGGCCTGCTCGCCGCGTTGGCACCGCCGGTGGGGACATGA
- a CDS encoding ABC transporter ATP-binding protein, translating into MSSGIRFDGVSVAYGAQGRSAGTTVLDSLDLTVEPGEVMALLGPSGSGKTTALRAVAGFVRPVAGRVLIGGRDVTRLPPHRRGVGMVVQQYALFPHLRVEDNVAFGLRAQKVPKGEIPERVAEALGMTGMASYAKRYPRELSGGQQQRVAIARALAIRPGVLLLDEPLSALDAQLRSGMLAELARLHRELPEVSILYVTHDQVEALTLADRIAVMDRARLQDCGTPQELYRRPRTEFTASFVGNANLLPVTVRSAAADSGGAVVSFAGTELTVTGTDGAADGATATLCVRPHLVGLGEGPNILRGRIAEVQWRGSTHRLLVDVDGHRVKADVRELRETPALGDPATLHFAAEDAVLLTAGVTAAAAPGAGAEAPAGALAGASDG; encoded by the coding sequence ATGAGCAGCGGCATCCGCTTCGACGGGGTCTCGGTGGCGTACGGCGCACAGGGCAGGAGTGCCGGGACCACCGTCCTGGACTCGCTGGACCTGACCGTCGAGCCCGGTGAGGTGATGGCCCTGCTCGGCCCCTCGGGATCGGGCAAGACCACCGCCCTGCGCGCCGTCGCCGGATTCGTCCGGCCCGTCGCCGGGCGCGTCCTCATCGGCGGCCGCGACGTGACACGGCTGCCCCCGCACCGGCGGGGCGTCGGCATGGTCGTCCAGCAGTACGCGCTCTTCCCGCACCTGCGCGTCGAGGACAACGTCGCCTTCGGCCTGCGGGCGCAGAAGGTACCCAAGGGCGAGATCCCGGAGCGCGTCGCCGAGGCGCTCGGGATGACGGGTATGGCGTCCTACGCCAAGCGCTACCCGCGCGAACTCTCCGGCGGCCAGCAGCAGCGCGTCGCCATCGCGCGGGCCCTGGCCATCCGGCCCGGGGTGTTGCTCCTCGATGAGCCGCTCTCCGCACTCGACGCCCAGCTGCGCTCCGGGATGCTGGCCGAACTGGCCCGGCTGCACCGGGAGTTGCCGGAGGTGTCGATCCTGTACGTCACGCACGACCAGGTCGAGGCGCTCACCCTGGCGGACCGTATCGCCGTGATGGACCGCGCCCGCCTCCAGGACTGCGGCACCCCGCAGGAGCTGTACCGGCGCCCCCGCACCGAGTTCACCGCCTCCTTCGTCGGCAACGCCAACCTCCTGCCGGTCACGGTACGGAGCGCGGCAGCGGACTCCGGCGGCGCCGTGGTGTCCTTCGCCGGCACGGAACTGACCGTGACCGGTACGGACGGCGCCGCCGACGGCGCCACGGCCACCCTGTGCGTACGCCCCCACCTGGTCGGGCTCGGCGAGGGCCCGAACATCCTGCGCGGCCGGATCGCCGAGGTCCAGTGGCGTGGCTCCACCCACCGGCTGCTGGTCGATGTGGACGGTCACCGGGTCAAGGCCGATGTGCGCGAACTGCGCGAGACCCCGGCGCTGGGTGACCCGGCGACGCTGCACTTCGCCGCCGAGGACGCCGTACTGCTCACCGCGGGCGTGACGGCTGCCGCGGCACCGGGCGCCGGGGCGGAAGCACCGGCGGGCGCCCTGGCCGGAGCGTCCGATGGCTAG
- a CDS encoding 2-aminoethylphosphonate ABC transporter permease subunit: MASATAVAATADTAPAATRSLPRWIWALPPVAVLALVFLYPLALVVQQSFTPDTGGTSVAPYTQVFASDAFRQALTTTVWLAVGSTAGCLVLGFALAVVIAFVPFPGGRAVARFIDVFLSFPSFLITLALLFVYGSAGMANGAWTDVTGAHQGPFQFLGTPWGVLLAEITYFTPFVMRPLLAAFSQLDTAQLEVAASLGAGPARIVRRIILPEALPALAAGGSLVLVMCLNEFGIVLFTGAKGVTTLPMLVYGKAILESDYPAACVVAVVNVAISVGLYSLYRMVARRAGA; encoded by the coding sequence ATGGCTAGCGCCACCGCGGTCGCGGCGACCGCCGATACCGCCCCGGCCGCGACCCGTTCGCTGCCGCGGTGGATCTGGGCACTGCCACCCGTCGCCGTACTGGCGCTGGTCTTCCTCTACCCGCTGGCCCTCGTGGTCCAGCAGTCCTTCACCCCGGACACGGGCGGCACGTCGGTCGCCCCGTACACCCAGGTCTTCGCATCCGACGCCTTCCGGCAGGCGCTGACGACGACCGTCTGGCTGGCTGTCGGCTCCACCGCCGGCTGTCTCGTCCTCGGGTTCGCGCTCGCCGTGGTGATCGCCTTCGTACCCTTCCCCGGCGGGAGGGCGGTCGCCCGCTTCATCGACGTCTTCCTCTCCTTCCCGTCCTTCCTGATCACGCTCGCGCTGCTCTTCGTCTACGGCTCGGCGGGCATGGCCAACGGGGCCTGGACGGATGTGACCGGCGCGCACCAGGGGCCGTTCCAGTTCCTCGGTACGCCGTGGGGCGTACTCCTCGCGGAGATCACCTACTTCACGCCGTTCGTGATGCGGCCGCTGCTCGCGGCCTTCTCCCAGCTCGACACCGCGCAGCTGGAGGTGGCCGCCTCGCTGGGGGCGGGGCCGGCCCGGATCGTACGGCGGATCATCCTGCCCGAGGCGCTGCCCGCGCTGGCCGCGGGCGGCAGCCTGGTGCTCGTGATGTGCCTCAACGAGTTCGGCATCGTGCTCTTCACCGGCGCCAAGGGCGTGACGACCCTGCCGATGCTCGTGTACGGCAAGGCGATCCTCGAATCCGACTACCCGGCCGCGTGCGTGGTCGCCGTCGTCAACGTGGCGATCTCCGTCGGGCTCTACTCCCTCTACCGGATGGTGGCCCGCCGTGCTGGTGCATAG
- a CDS encoding ABC transporter permease codes for MLVHSRTGKWTTWVLFFALFLPLFALPLLVILLASFATDWSGALPSGATVGHYAAATSGDSLQALTTSLVTAGCASVLALTVGTWSALAGAALGKRGRRFMDALFMLPVAVPSVVVGLAVLVAFSKPPVLLNGTSTIVVLAHTVLVTAFAHQSVAAAIRRLDPVYEQAAASLGARPSYVLWKVRLPLLLPSLTAAAGLCFALSMGELSATMMLYPPDWTPLPVQIFAATDRGSLFTGAAVAVVLMAATLLVLSGVSRIRTRASYR; via the coding sequence GTGCTGGTGCATAGCCGTACGGGCAAGTGGACCACCTGGGTCCTCTTCTTCGCCCTCTTCCTGCCCCTGTTCGCCCTGCCGCTCCTGGTGATCCTGCTGGCCTCGTTCGCCACCGACTGGTCGGGCGCCCTCCCGTCCGGTGCGACCGTCGGCCACTACGCGGCGGCCACCAGCGGGGACTCCCTCCAGGCCCTGACCACCAGCCTGGTCACCGCCGGGTGCGCGAGCGTGCTCGCGCTGACGGTCGGCACCTGGTCGGCGCTCGCCGGCGCCGCACTGGGGAAGCGCGGGCGGCGCTTCATGGACGCGCTGTTCATGCTGCCGGTCGCGGTGCCGTCGGTGGTCGTGGGTCTCGCCGTGCTGGTGGCGTTCAGCAAGCCGCCGGTCCTGCTCAACGGCACCTCCACGATCGTGGTCCTGGCGCACACCGTTCTCGTCACGGCGTTCGCCCACCAGTCGGTCGCGGCCGCCATCCGGCGTCTCGACCCGGTGTACGAGCAGGCCGCGGCCTCACTGGGGGCCCGCCCCTCGTACGTCCTGTGGAAGGTCAGGCTGCCGCTGCTGCTGCCGTCCCTGACAGCGGCGGCCGGGCTCTGCTTCGCCCTGTCGATGGGGGAACTGAGCGCCACGATGATGCTCTACCCGCCCGACTGGACACCGCTCCCCGTCCAGATCTTCGCCGCCACCGACCGGGGCTCGCTCTTCACCGGCGCCGCGGTCGCGGTGGTCCTCATGGCGGCGACGCTGCTGGTCCTGTCCGGGGTCTCCCGTATCCGGACCAGGGCGTCCTACCGCTGA
- a CDS encoding 2-aminoethylphosphonate ABC transporter substrate-binding protein, which translates to MRHSIKPLAAVAGALVLAGSLSACGGSSAASDAKAVTVYSADGLKGENNDGWYDRVFKDFEKQTGIKVNYVEGGSGEVVQRAVREKSNTQADVLVTLPPFIQQADARGLLQKYAPKGSGQVAPADKGADGTWTSVVNNYFGFIYNKKQLKTAPTTWDELLGAPYKNKLQYSTPGVAGDGTAVLIKAMHDFGSKKAAMTYLGKLQANNVGPSASTGKLAPKVDKGEILAANGDVQMSYAQSKTMPNLGIWFPAAPGGGRPTTFALPYAAGLVSKAPHSANGRKLLDFMLAEQAQKQVSEIGGGFSSRRDVKATDANATALRGLMKGVEVFAPDWDDIAKNLTSYVEDWKSATHS; encoded by the coding sequence ATGCGCCACTCCATCAAGCCGCTCGCCGCCGTCGCCGGGGCCCTGGTCCTCGCCGGCTCCCTCTCCGCCTGCGGCGGATCCTCCGCCGCCTCCGACGCCAAGGCCGTCACCGTCTACAGCGCCGACGGCCTCAAGGGCGAGAACAACGACGGCTGGTACGACCGGGTCTTCAAGGACTTCGAGAAGCAGACCGGCATCAAGGTCAATTACGTGGAGGGCGGTTCGGGCGAGGTCGTGCAGCGCGCGGTCCGCGAGAAGTCCAACACCCAGGCCGACGTCCTCGTCACTCTCCCGCCGTTCATCCAGCAGGCCGACGCCAGGGGGCTGCTCCAGAAGTACGCGCCCAAGGGCTCGGGCCAGGTCGCCCCGGCCGACAAGGGGGCCGACGGGACCTGGACCTCGGTGGTGAACAACTACTTCGGCTTCATCTACAACAAGAAGCAGCTCAAGACCGCGCCCACCACGTGGGACGAGCTGCTCGGCGCCCCGTACAAGAACAAGCTCCAGTACTCCACACCGGGCGTCGCGGGCGACGGCACCGCCGTGCTCATCAAGGCGATGCACGACTTCGGTTCGAAGAAGGCGGCCATGACATACCTGGGGAAGCTCCAGGCGAACAACGTCGGCCCGTCCGCCTCGACCGGGAAACTCGCCCCCAAGGTCGACAAGGGCGAGATCCTGGCCGCGAACGGCGATGTCCAGATGAGCTACGCACAGTCGAAGACCATGCCGAACCTCGGCATCTGGTTCCCGGCGGCGCCGGGCGGCGGCAGGCCGACCACTTTCGCGCTGCCGTACGCGGCCGGTCTTGTCAGCAAGGCGCCGCACTCCGCGAACGGCAGGAAGCTCCTGGACTTCATGCTCGCCGAGCAGGCCCAGAAGCAGGTCAGCGAGATCGGCGGCGGCTTCTCGTCCCGCCGGGACGTCAAGGCCACCGACGCCAACGCGACCGCGCTGCGCGGGCTGATGAAGGGCGTCGAGGTCTTCGCGCCCGACTGGGACGACATCGCGAAGAACCTCACGTCGTACGTCGAGGACTGGAAGTCGGCCACCCACAGCTGA
- a CDS encoding alkaline phosphatase family protein yields the protein MSSQLSRRSLLIGAASLAVAAGPLAQVARAAARKPKVLVIGLDGTLLSKIEVADAPHLKALRAAGLTAASPLYAAPFAPTLSGPGWSTIITGVWPDKHKVMDNTFAGQNFAQYPDFLTRVEKAKPALGTYAIASWNPITTTVFSSKVDTRVNTPSAEYDTGTTSRLVAQLATGNSDAHFVQLDGVDEAGHEHGAASQQYLDAIHAVDTSVGQFVAAVESRSAYASENWLIMVTADHGHTDPGGHGGSSWQERQTFLIARGTGIGAGSTRYDIRMPDVAASALAHLGIAIDPAWGLDGRPLQQPGDDAFDALRPRLTGPVDESGIGAGVIGFTHTPPPGWSVDNSTMGTGGVTEWRGWSFTTDEFWTKAEPDQQRESNVRARGVFAVADGDEWSDKSVTGSFDSTLVSPAYPVRGGRPATLTYTTYYRQEAPQRGEVLVSYDGAAPVSVRTYTADTSSRVENLTLQVPAGATSAQVRFRYTGGNNWYWTVDGVGITAG from the coding sequence GTGTCTTCGCAGCTGTCGCGCCGCTCCCTCCTCATCGGCGCCGCCTCCCTCGCCGTCGCGGCGGGCCCCCTCGCCCAGGTCGCCCGCGCCGCCGCCAGAAAGCCCAAGGTCCTGGTCATCGGCCTGGACGGCACTCTGCTCAGCAAGATCGAAGTGGCGGACGCCCCGCACCTCAAGGCGCTGCGGGCCGCAGGTCTGACCGCGGCCAGCCCGCTGTACGCCGCCCCCTTCGCCCCCACGCTCTCCGGCCCCGGCTGGTCGACGATCATCACCGGGGTCTGGCCCGACAAGCACAAGGTGATGGACAACACCTTCGCCGGGCAGAACTTCGCCCAGTACCCGGACTTCCTGACCCGCGTCGAGAAGGCGAAGCCCGCGCTCGGCACGTACGCCATCGCGTCCTGGAACCCGATCACCACGACGGTCTTCTCCTCGAAGGTGGACACCCGCGTCAACACCCCGAGCGCCGAGTACGACACCGGGACCACCTCGCGGCTCGTCGCCCAACTCGCCACCGGCAACTCCGACGCGCACTTCGTCCAGCTCGACGGGGTGGACGAGGCGGGCCACGAACACGGCGCCGCGAGCCAGCAGTACCTCGACGCGATCCACGCCGTGGACACCTCGGTCGGGCAGTTCGTCGCGGCGGTCGAGTCCCGCTCGGCGTACGCGTCGGAGAACTGGCTGATCATGGTCACCGCCGACCACGGCCACACCGACCCCGGCGGTCACGGCGGCTCCAGCTGGCAGGAGCGCCAGACCTTCCTGATAGCGCGGGGCACCGGGATCGGCGCCGGTTCGACGCGGTACGACATCCGGATGCCGGACGTCGCCGCCTCCGCCCTCGCCCACCTCGGTATCGCCATCGACCCCGCCTGGGGCCTCGACGGCAGGCCGCTCCAGCAGCCCGGCGACGACGCGTTCGACGCGCTGCGCCCCCGGCTGACCGGACCGGTCGACGAGAGCGGCATCGGGGCCGGCGTCATCGGCTTCACCCACACCCCGCCGCCCGGCTGGTCGGTCGACAACTCGACGATGGGCACCGGCGGGGTCACCGAGTGGCGCGGCTGGTCCTTCACCACCGACGAGTTCTGGACGAAGGCCGAGCCGGACCAGCAGCGCGAGTCCAATGTCCGGGCGCGCGGCGTCTTCGCGGTCGCCGACGGGGACGAGTGGTCGGACAAGTCCGTCACGGGGTCGTTCGACTCGACCCTGGTCAGCCCGGCCTACCCGGTGCGGGGCGGCCGCCCGGCGACCCTCACGTACACGACGTACTACCGCCAGGAGGCCCCGCAGCGCGGCGAGGTGCTGGTCAGCTACGACGGCGCGGCCCCGGTGAGCGTGCGCACGTACACCGCGGACACCTCGTCCCGCGTCGAGAACCTCACGCTCCAGGTCCCGGCCGGGGCCACCAGCGCCCAGGTGCGGTTCCGCTACACCGGGGGCAACAACTGGTACTGGACGGTCGACGGGGTCGGCATCACCGCGGGGTGA